A genomic window from Quercus lobata isolate SW786 chromosome 10, ValleyOak3.0 Primary Assembly, whole genome shotgun sequence includes:
- the LOC115964856 gene encoding kinetochore protein SPC25 homolog, which produces METQAAEEPVRTKMESLRLTCEREIQIHQQKIDSYASSFRNSLQSIKSRAQQTAQNQGKLGELKAKLREAEDDMVKALAVKTRKEAKRMAIMDSIAAQRARVEELKRSVQVQSAKRDQYAAIISQHSLALAASEEKSNKDVECRSETQEAILWYNRVLGFHVEAGHGVKFTFKNINSRNPNEEYSLTVRYANDTYTLLDCDPHLNDTKELIYELNKTNGLFKFVRIMREKFQEAATQGFLPQLTNHQELSTISTSAPVLSMSSDRSESSATKNDDQVLHEEGSRPSKKAYYLRGSKPLSWR; this is translated from the exons ATGGAGACGCAAGCTGCGGAGGAGCCAGTACGGACGAAGATGGAGTCGCTGCGATTGACGTGCGAAAGAGAGATACAGATCCACCAACAGAAGATCGACTCTTACGCATCGTCGTTTCGCAATTCCCTCCAATCCATCAAATCCAGAGCTCAACAAACCGCCCAAAACCAAG GAAAATTAGGGGAACTTAAAGCTAAACTCAGAGAGGCAGAGGATGATATGGTAAAAGCCCTAGCag TGAAGACCCGTAAAGAGGCGAAGCGGATGGCGATAATGGACTCAATTGCTGCTCAAAGAGCTAGAGTAGAAGAGCTTAAAAGAAGTGTGCAAGTACAGAGTGCAAAGAGGGATCAATATGCTGCAATTATATCTCAACATTCTCTTG CTTTGGCAGCATCTGAAGAAAAGAGTAACAAAGATGTTGAGTGTAGAAGTGAAACACAAGAAGCAATTTTGTGGTACAATAGGGTTCTTGGTTTCCATGTTGAAGCTGGACATG GGGTAAAATTCACCTTCAAGAACATAAATTCGAGAAATCCAAATGAGGAGTACTCTCTCACCGTTCGCTATGCAAATGATACTTACACCT TGTTAGATTGTGATCCACACTTGAATGACACCAAAGAGTTGATCTATGAGTTGAATAAAACCAATGGTTTATTCAAATTTGTCAGAATCATGAGAGAGAAGTTCCAAGAAGCTGCCACACAAG GATTTTTGCCCCAATTAACAAATCATCAAGAGTTGTCCACAATATCTACATCTGCTCCAGTTCTATCAATGTCAAGTGACAGAAGTGAATCCTCAGCCACGAAAAATGACGACCAAGTTCTACATGAAGAAGGCAGTAGACCTTCTAAGAAAGCATACTATTTAAGAGGGTCGAAACCCTTATCATGGAGGTGA